The Zobellia alginiliquefaciens genome contains a region encoding:
- a CDS encoding TolC family protein translates to MIKTYIAAFSFLLLTVGLSAQEKKLSKEEAVRLTLENNFGIQVAGNQVKIADNNQGILNSGYLPSLTGTAGANYNELNSTTAYPGQFESTGEPRADLEIDNAESQSYNGALALNYTLFDGLGRLYNYKRLKEQYQLTELQARETIENTLLQLFSVYFEVARLTENENVFKQALEISTDRITRAEYAFEYGQNTKLDILNAQVDVTNDSINLLNAKQQLANTKRDLNVIVNQSLSENFEVDTIVRFVPRLQLDELIGEAKVHNVTILQAERNLAINEYDIKVNRSGYLPTIGLTGSYGWNLNQSAPSSFLPGQVIPGSNRTSLTLGLGASLTWNLFDGGRTTTLVKNSKIAYENQELVQEQVEVEVDRDILNALATYENRLNVYQIQEQNVITNQNNFERSKEQFQLGRITSIEFRQAQINLLNAQTNKNLAKYDAKLAELQLLQLTGQLLNVEF, encoded by the coding sequence ATGATCAAAACATATATAGCTGCTTTCAGTTTTCTTTTACTAACGGTGGGCTTGTCCGCACAAGAAAAGAAACTATCAAAAGAAGAAGCGGTACGCTTAACCTTAGAAAACAACTTCGGAATACAAGTTGCGGGCAACCAAGTAAAAATAGCCGATAATAATCAGGGTATTCTTAATTCGGGCTATCTACCAAGTTTAACGGGTACGGCTGGGGCCAATTACAACGAATTAAACAGTACTACCGCCTATCCGGGCCAGTTTGAGTCTACGGGCGAACCAAGGGCGGATTTAGAAATTGACAATGCGGAGTCGCAATCCTATAATGGAGCACTGGCGCTTAACTATACGTTATTTGATGGTCTAGGCCGCTTGTACAATTACAAAAGGTTAAAAGAGCAATACCAGCTTACCGAACTACAAGCTAGGGAGACGATAGAAAATACATTGTTGCAGTTGTTCAGTGTCTATTTTGAAGTGGCCAGGCTTACGGAAAATGAAAATGTATTCAAACAAGCGCTAGAGATTTCTACGGATCGTATCACTAGGGCAGAGTATGCCTTTGAATATGGTCAGAATACAAAGTTGGATATTCTAAATGCCCAGGTAGATGTTACTAATGATAGCATCAACCTGCTGAATGCGAAACAACAATTGGCAAATACCAAGCGAGATCTGAACGTAATTGTTAACCAAAGTTTAAGTGAGAATTTTGAGGTCGATACGATAGTTCGTTTTGTGCCACGGTTGCAGTTAGATGAGCTAATTGGTGAAGCTAAGGTCCATAACGTTACTATTTTGCAAGCGGAGCGTAACTTGGCGATTAACGAATATGATATTAAGGTGAACCGTTCGGGCTACTTGCCTACTATCGGTTTAACAGGGTCTTACGGTTGGAATTTAAACCAGAGTGCCCCTAGTTCTTTCTTACCGGGTCAGGTTATACCAGGTAGTAATAGAACTAGTCTAACCTTAGGATTAGGCGCCAGCCTTACATGGAATCTTTTTGATGGCGGAAGAACTACAACCTTGGTCAAAAACTCGAAAATTGCGTACGAAAATCAAGAATTGGTGCAAGAGCAGGTAGAGGTAGAAGTAGATAGGGATATTCTCAATGCTTTGGCAACCTATGAAAACCGGTTGAACGTGTATCAGATTCAAGAACAGAATGTTATCACCAATCAGAATAACTTCGAAAGGTCAAAAGAACAGTTTCAATTGGGAAGAATCACCTCCATTGAGTTTCGTCAGGCGCAGATTAACCTTCTCAATGCACAGACCAATAAGAACTTGGCAAAGTATGATGCCAAACTTGCCGAACTTCAACTGTTGCAGCTTACAGGGCAGCTGCTTAATGTAGAGTTTTAA
- a CDS encoding Gfo/Idh/MocA family protein has product MSKIGIGIIGTGSIVHTYVKCLSEMEGVEIIGLCTKSVDRVEQVKTEFGLPVYSDYVSFLSLPEINLVCICNESGKHSEAIEAAAKAGKHILCEKPLEVTTDKIDRLIALCKKQEVLLGCVLQNRCSADYRLVEDAVKSGKLGKLLMGNASINWYRSKAYYSQSNWRGTIELDGGAAFINQGIHTIDLLMNLMGPADSVFANVQTRVHKIEGEDVGAALVNFGNGAIGTITAGTALVPGYPERIEVYGEKGSIIMEGGKIIAWNIQGEDAPVLDTKTSGSGAADPKAIGHQNHKIVLQDMVESIRESRNPMVDGVEARISVALINAIYQSSREKKQVQL; this is encoded by the coding sequence ATGTCGAAAATCGGTATTGGGATTATTGGAACGGGTTCAATTGTGCATACCTATGTAAAATGTCTTTCTGAGATGGAGGGTGTTGAGATAATCGGACTTTGTACAAAATCTGTGGATAGGGTAGAACAGGTGAAAACTGAATTCGGTCTACCTGTTTATAGTGATTATGTATCCTTTTTATCGCTTCCGGAAATTAATTTGGTATGTATTTGCAACGAGAGTGGCAAGCATAGTGAGGCGATTGAAGCCGCAGCGAAGGCTGGAAAACATATTTTATGCGAAAAACCGCTAGAAGTAACTACGGATAAAATAGATAGGCTCATCGCCTTATGTAAAAAACAGGAAGTGCTATTGGGCTGTGTACTTCAGAACCGATGCAGTGCCGATTACCGCCTTGTAGAAGATGCTGTAAAATCAGGTAAATTAGGTAAGTTATTGATGGGTAATGCTAGTATCAACTGGTATCGTTCCAAAGCGTATTATTCACAAAGCAATTGGCGGGGAACCATAGAACTAGATGGTGGCGCCGCTTTTATTAATCAAGGTATTCATACGATCGATTTGCTCATGAATCTTATGGGGCCTGCCGATTCGGTCTTCGCAAATGTGCAAACTAGGGTCCATAAAATAGAGGGAGAAGACGTAGGTGCGGCTCTGGTGAATTTTGGAAATGGAGCCATCGGTACGATTACTGCGGGTACGGCATTGGTTCCCGGGTATCCGGAGCGCATTGAAGTATATGGCGAGAAGGGAAGTATTATTATGGAAGGAGGAAAAATCATCGCATGGAATATTCAAGGTGAAGATGCTCCGGTTTTGGATACGAAAACATCAGGTAGCGGAGCTGCCGACCCCAAGGCCATTGGGCACCAAAACCATAAAATTGTACTTCAAGATATGGTAGAATCTATTCGTGAGAGTCGTAATCCTATGGTAGATGGTGTGGAGGCCCGAATATCCGTAGCATTAATCAATGCTATCTATCAATCTTCAAGAGAGAAAAAACAAGTGCAACTGTAG
- a CDS encoding efflux RND transporter permease subunit, whose amino-acid sequence MRSIISYFIKYHVAVDVFVLAFMVFGIFGALSLKSSYFPLTDSKNINITITYPGASPQEVEEGIVLKIEDNLKGLEGVDRVTSTARENSGTINVEILKGYDIDFMLLEVKNAVDRVPSFPTGMEPLIVSKLEAVRETITFAISGDHIPLATLKEIGRQVENELRTIDGISQIEMSGYPLEEIEIAVNENSLLAYNISFAEVSQAVANANILVTGGNIKTDAEEYLIRANNRSYYGDELSNMIIRADASGSAIRLKDVAIIRDRFEESPNASYFDGNLSVSASITSTNTEDLLGSAEKVKEYIEDFNHKNNNVQLSVVSDRSITLNQRTELLTENAIVGMILVLIFLSLFLNTRLAFWVAFGLPISFLGMFVFAGYFDVTINVLSLFGMIIVIGILVDDGIVIAENIYQHYEKGKTPVQAAIDGTMEVIPPIISAIITTILAFSIFLFLDGRIGEIFSEVSVIVILTLVVSLVEALIILPAHLAHSKALKPMDKVPKTAIGRAFAKLRVINEMGDRFMVWMRDNMYSPALRFGLRYKVLMFALFVMGLVLTLGSIGGGVVRTAFFPRIASDKVSIDLLMPNGTNEQVTDSIISLIEEKSKIVNEELTEKYLKGTGKVLFENTIKRIGPGSSAASLDINLLPGEERPDAIAADMVTNRLQELVGPVIGVESLIYGSGGNFGGSPVSVSLLGNNIGELKAAKKELKAVLENNALLKDVADNDPAGIKEIRLQLKENAYLLGLDLRTVMNQVRAGFFGSQAQRFQRGQDEIKVWVRYDRENRSSITDLDEMRIVTPDGNRVPLNEIATYIIERGDVAINHLEGQREIQVSADIKNEKTTSATDVMNDIRTNVMPEIQSRYPTVTASYEGQNREANKMTDSITVVGLSVLMLIYLTIAFTFRSFSQPLLLLLLVPFSLTAVAWGHWIHDFPVNILSMLGIIALIGIMVNDGLVLISKFNGNLREGMKFDDAIYEAGRSRFRAIFLTSITTIAGLAPLLLERSRQAQFLKPMAISIAYGIAFATVLTLLLLPLFLSFSNRIKVTSKWLKTGDDISKEEVERAIKEQKEEEAHLPPSTVKKINGATQKSIETSQPGKIEDADTNL is encoded by the coding sequence ATGAGGAGTATAATTTCTTATTTTATAAAGTATCATGTAGCGGTTGATGTATTTGTACTTGCCTTTATGGTGTTTGGTATATTTGGTGCGCTTTCGCTCAAATCCAGTTATTTTCCACTTACCGATTCTAAGAACATCAATATAACTATTACTTACCCAGGAGCTTCTCCACAAGAAGTAGAGGAAGGTATTGTGCTCAAGATAGAAGATAACCTTAAAGGTTTGGAAGGTGTGGATAGGGTAACTTCCACGGCACGTGAAAATAGCGGTACCATCAACGTTGAAATATTAAAGGGGTATGATATTGACTTCATGCTTTTAGAAGTTAAGAATGCCGTAGATAGAGTGCCTTCTTTCCCCACAGGGATGGAGCCATTAATTGTTTCTAAATTGGAAGCGGTCAGGGAAACCATAACTTTTGCCATAAGCGGCGACCATATTCCATTGGCTACCTTAAAAGAGATTGGCAGACAGGTAGAGAATGAGTTGCGGACCATAGATGGTATTTCTCAAATAGAAATGAGCGGTTATCCGCTAGAGGAAATAGAAATAGCGGTTAATGAGAATAGCTTATTGGCGTATAATATTTCTTTTGCAGAGGTTTCCCAAGCAGTAGCCAATGCCAATATATTGGTTACAGGAGGTAATATTAAAACGGATGCGGAAGAGTATTTGATCCGGGCCAATAATAGGTCTTACTATGGTGATGAGCTTTCTAATATGATTATTAGGGCAGATGCTTCCGGTAGTGCGATCCGTTTAAAAGATGTAGCTATCATTCGGGATCGTTTTGAAGAGTCGCCCAATGCTTCTTATTTTGATGGTAACCTTTCCGTAAGTGCCTCCATTACCAGTACCAATACGGAAGACCTTTTGGGTTCTGCCGAAAAGGTGAAAGAGTATATAGAAGATTTCAACCATAAGAACAACAATGTACAGTTAAGTGTGGTAAGTGATCGTAGTATCACCTTGAACCAACGTACGGAATTGTTAACCGAGAATGCTATTGTGGGTATGATTTTGGTACTCATATTTTTATCGTTGTTCTTAAATACGCGTCTGGCTTTTTGGGTAGCTTTCGGTTTGCCTATTTCCTTTTTGGGGATGTTCGTTTTTGCTGGCTATTTTGATGTTACCATTAACGTATTGTCCCTTTTCGGTATGATTATCGTAATCGGTATTCTGGTGGATGACGGTATAGTAATCGCGGAGAATATTTATCAGCATTATGAAAAAGGGAAAACTCCTGTACAAGCTGCTATTGATGGTACTATGGAGGTTATACCACCAATTATTTCAGCAATTATAACTACCATACTGGCCTTTTCTATTTTCTTGTTCTTGGATGGTAGAATTGGGGAGATTTTTAGTGAGGTATCCGTAATTGTAATTCTCACGCTGGTCGTTTCCTTGGTAGAGGCATTAATTATACTACCGGCTCACTTGGCGCACTCCAAGGCGTTGAAACCTATGGATAAGGTGCCTAAAACGGCTATAGGTAGAGCTTTTGCCAAACTCCGGGTCATTAATGAAATGGGAGACCGTTTTATGGTTTGGATGCGAGATAATATGTATAGCCCTGCCTTGCGCTTTGGGCTGCGGTACAAAGTGCTGATGTTTGCACTGTTCGTTATGGGGCTGGTATTGACTTTAGGCTCTATAGGAGGAGGTGTTGTTAGAACGGCGTTCTTTCCAAGAATTGCAAGTGATAAGGTTTCCATAGACTTGCTAATGCCTAACGGGACTAACGAACAGGTAACGGATTCTATAATTTCTTTGATCGAAGAAAAATCGAAAATCGTAAACGAAGAACTTACGGAAAAATACTTAAAGGGTACAGGTAAGGTTCTTTTTGAAAATACAATTAAAAGAATCGGTCCTGGATCGTCTGCGGCCTCATTGGACATTAACCTTCTTCCAGGTGAAGAAAGACCGGATGCCATTGCTGCGGATATGGTTACCAATAGGCTACAAGAATTAGTGGGGCCTGTTATTGGGGTGGAAAGCCTTATTTATGGTTCCGGAGGTAATTTTGGTGGTAGCCCGGTATCCGTATCCTTATTAGGAAACAATATTGGGGAGTTAAAAGCGGCCAAAAAAGAACTTAAGGCAGTATTGGAAAACAATGCTCTGTTGAAAGATGTTGCGGATAATGATCCTGCCGGTATTAAGGAAATACGACTTCAGCTAAAGGAGAATGCCTACCTGTTAGGGCTTGACCTGCGAACGGTAATGAATCAGGTAAGAGCTGGTTTCTTTGGTTCTCAGGCACAACGTTTTCAAAGGGGACAAGATGAAATTAAAGTATGGGTTAGATATGATAGGGAAAACCGTTCTTCTATTACAGATTTGGATGAAATGCGTATTGTTACCCCAGATGGGAACAGGGTACCTTTAAATGAAATCGCTACATATATAATCGAAAGGGGAGATGTTGCTATAAATCACCTTGAAGGGCAACGGGAAATTCAAGTGTCTGCCGATATTAAGAACGAGAAAACAACGAGCGCAACAGATGTTATGAATGACATCCGTACGAACGTAATGCCAGAAATTCAGTCAAGATATCCTACGGTGACGGCTTCCTACGAAGGTCAGAACCGAGAGGCAAACAAAATGACGGACTCCATAACTGTTGTTGGGCTATCCGTTTTAATGTTGATTTACCTTACTATTGCATTTACATTTAGAAGTTTCAGTCAACCGTTATTGCTCCTTTTATTGGTGCCGTTCAGTTTAACGGCGGTAGCTTGGGGGCATTGGATACATGATTTCCCGGTGAATATTTTATCTATGTTGGGTATAATTGCTTTGATTGGTATTATGGTTAATGACGGACTCGTGCTCATTAGTAAATTTAACGGCAATCTCCGTGAAGGAATGAAATTTGACGATGCTATTTATGAGGCAGGTCGTTCCCGTTTTAGAGCAATTTTCTTGACATCAATAACTACTATTGCAGGTTTGGCGCCCCTGTTGTTGGAACGAAGTAGACAAGCACAGTTCTTGAAGCCTATGGCCATTTCCATTGCCTATGGTATCGCTTTTGCAACAGTGCTTACTTTATTGTTGTTACCCTTGTTCTTATCCTTTAGTAATAGGATTAAAGTGACTTCTAAATGGTTGAAAACCGGTGATGATATCTCTAAAGAAGAAGTTGAGCGTGCAATAAAGGAGCAAAAGGAAGAAGAAGCGCACTTACCGCCAAGTACGGTGAAAAAGATTAATGGAGCAACTCAAAAAAGCATTGAAACTTCTCAACCTGGCAAGATTGAAGATGCAGATACCAATTTATAG
- a CDS encoding DUF983 domain-containing protein: MLKKGNKLYSILTGSCPKCHEESMYEDTNPYHLGKIFDMHERCSTCGTKYKIEPSFFYGAMYVSYAVGIAFAVAAFVISFLFIGTTLTTAFIAIVATMIVFMPIIIRLSRNIWINFFIGYDPNAATEHHKKVSDNISA; this comes from the coding sequence ATGTTAAAAAAAGGAAACAAACTATACAGTATTTTAACAGGAAGTTGTCCCAAATGCCATGAAGAGAGCATGTACGAGGATACGAATCCGTATCATTTGGGCAAAATTTTTGATATGCACGAGCGTTGTTCTACCTGCGGAACAAAATATAAAATTGAACCTTCTTTTTTTTACGGGGCCATGTACGTGAGTTATGCGGTAGGAATTGCGTTTGCAGTGGCAGCATTTGTAATCAGCTTTTTATTCATTGGAACAACTTTAACCACTGCTTTTATTGCTATTGTAGCAACAATGATAGTTTTTATGCCGATAATCATTAGGCTATCTAGAAACATTTGGATTAATTTTTTTATTGGCTATGACCCAAATGCAGCTACCGAGCACCATAAAAAAGTTAGCGATAATATTTCTGCGTAA
- a CDS encoding efflux RND transporter periplasmic adaptor subunit, with the protein MNTRKIVLTVLGIVLIIVSVYAAISIVNSKRTPRPKPEKVVKTVFTDTVKNGNVSIVIPANGNLRAKQRVELYAEVQGVFVKGNKLFKAGQEYRAGETIIRIDASEYAASVQSAKSNLYNLITSIMPDLRLDYPEIFPKWQKYLTDFDMSKGTPALPEMTDEKEKYFISGRGILTNYYNVKNLEQRLAKYRISAPFGGILTEALVTEGTLVRSGQKLGEFINTDVYELEVAIGKDYSDLLQVGEKVELVNLNGTKTYTGKVARVNGSVDLTSQTIRAYIDVKDANLREGMYLEANLDAKQEEDAIEIDRGLLLENDKIFVVRDTVLDLVDVKPVYFSDKKVVLKGVPDGLTIVSKPVVGAYAGMLVKVFDDSNAKTAK; encoded by the coding sequence ATGAATACACGAAAGATTGTCCTCACCGTACTTGGCATTGTACTAATTATAGTCTCAGTTTATGCCGCAATTTCAATTGTAAATAGCAAAAGAACTCCCAGACCAAAACCAGAGAAAGTAGTTAAGACCGTTTTTACGGACACGGTTAAGAACGGAAACGTTTCTATTGTTATCCCCGCAAACGGTAATTTAAGGGCTAAACAAAGAGTAGAATTGTACGCTGAGGTTCAAGGTGTTTTTGTAAAGGGAAACAAATTATTTAAAGCAGGACAGGAGTATAGAGCAGGTGAAACTATCATTCGCATAGATGCTTCGGAGTATGCGGCAAGTGTACAATCGGCAAAAAGTAACTTATACAATTTAATTACTTCCATAATGCCGGATTTAAGATTGGATTATCCCGAGATATTTCCAAAGTGGCAAAAATATCTTACTGATTTTGATATGTCCAAAGGTACTCCCGCCTTACCTGAAATGACCGATGAAAAGGAAAAATACTTCATATCTGGCCGTGGTATACTTACCAATTACTACAATGTTAAGAATTTGGAACAGCGCCTGGCCAAGTATAGAATTTCTGCCCCGTTTGGAGGTATTCTTACCGAAGCTTTGGTAACTGAAGGTACACTGGTTAGATCCGGACAAAAGCTTGGAGAATTTATTAATACAGATGTTTATGAATTAGAAGTAGCTATAGGTAAAGACTATAGCGACCTTCTACAGGTAGGGGAGAAAGTAGAGTTGGTTAACTTGAACGGAACCAAAACATATACCGGAAAGGTAGCTCGTGTAAACGGAAGCGTAGATTTAACCTCCCAAACCATTAGGGCCTATATAGACGTAAAAGATGCAAACCTGAGAGAAGGTATGTATTTAGAGGCTAATCTAGATGCCAAACAAGAAGAAGATGCTATAGAAATAGATAGGGGGCTGCTGCTGGAGAACGATAAGATTTTTGTAGTACGCGATACCGTTCTTGACTTGGTAGACGTAAAACCAGTTTATTTCTCCGATAAGAAAGTTGTGCTGAAAGGAGTGCCGGACGGATTAACAATTGTTTCTAAACCTGTAGTAGGTGCCTATGCTGGTATGTTGGTAAAGGTTTTTGATGATAGTAACGCAAAAACCGCAAAGTAA
- a CDS encoding ABC-F family ATP-binding cassette domain-containing protein: MLNIHNLSVSFGGEYLFEEISFRLNGGDRVGLIGKNGAGKSTLLKMLSKDMPIDSGTIAMEKNIKIGFLRQDIDFVLGRTVLEESYQAFEEIKALELKLDEINHQLAERTDYESDIYHQLMVDLSDITHRYEILGGYNYQGETEKILLGLGFKREDFDKKTDTFSGGWRMRIELAKLLLQSNDVLLLDEPTNHLDIESIIWLEQFLKGYAGAVVIVSHDKMFLDNVTNRTIEISLGRIYDYGKPYSEFLLLRGEIKEQQMNALKNQEKEIQQAERLIEKFRAKSSKASMAQSLIKKLDKMERIEVDQDDNAVMNLRFPVSITPGKVVAEIDELSKSYGEKDVLKGINLLLERDSKTAFVGQNGQGKSTLAKIMVGDLDYEGNLKLGHNVQIGYFAQNQAEYLDGSKTILDTMIDAANEKNRSKVRDILGSFLFKGDEVEKYVKVLSGGERNRLALAKMLLQPFNVLVMDEPTNHLDIQSKNVLKQALQNFDGTLVLVSHDRDFLQGLTNKVYEFKDKKIKEYLGDIDYYLDQRKVEDFRAIEKKQEDQKKSVAPKSGANDFKEQKKLKSLKNRLSSVESDIAKLEKEIVEIDHQLVMDYDKTIASPNFFDGYEKKKKQLEDMMGKWEEITLELENY, translated from the coding sequence ATGTTGAATATCCATAACCTTTCCGTTTCTTTTGGCGGAGAATATCTTTTTGAGGAAATCTCCTTTCGTTTAAATGGCGGTGATCGGGTAGGCCTAATCGGTAAAAACGGAGCGGGTAAATCTACGCTTTTAAAAATGTTGTCCAAAGATATGCCTATTGATTCGGGTACCATCGCAATGGAGAAGAATATTAAGATTGGCTTTCTCCGCCAGGATATAGATTTTGTTCTGGGACGAACGGTTTTAGAAGAGTCGTATCAAGCCTTTGAAGAAATAAAAGCATTAGAGCTTAAGCTGGATGAGATCAACCATCAATTGGCAGAGCGTACGGATTATGAAAGCGATATCTATCATCAGCTTATGGTGGATTTGAGCGATATAACCCATCGCTATGAAATTTTGGGCGGATATAATTACCAAGGTGAAACTGAAAAAATATTATTAGGACTTGGTTTTAAGCGCGAAGATTTCGATAAAAAAACCGATACTTTTTCCGGTGGATGGCGCATGCGAATTGAATTGGCTAAACTTTTGCTGCAAAGTAATGATGTACTGCTACTGGATGAGCCCACCAACCACTTGGATATTGAGTCTATCATTTGGTTGGAGCAATTTTTAAAAGGTTATGCCGGCGCGGTAGTAATTGTTTCTCACGATAAAATGTTCTTGGATAACGTTACCAACCGTACCATAGAGATTTCTTTAGGACGTATCTATGATTATGGTAAACCTTATTCTGAGTTTCTCTTGTTAAGAGGAGAAATTAAAGAGCAGCAGATGAACGCGCTAAAGAACCAAGAAAAAGAAATTCAGCAAGCGGAACGATTAATAGAGAAGTTCCGTGCTAAAAGTTCCAAAGCATCTATGGCGCAATCCCTTATCAAAAAACTGGATAAGATGGAACGGATAGAGGTTGATCAAGATGACAATGCGGTAATGAATTTGCGTTTTCCGGTCTCCATAACACCCGGTAAGGTCGTTGCAGAAATTGATGAACTTTCTAAGAGTTACGGAGAAAAGGATGTTTTAAAGGGAATCAATCTCCTTTTGGAACGTGATAGCAAAACAGCCTTTGTGGGGCAGAACGGCCAGGGAAAATCTACATTGGCAAAAATAATGGTTGGCGATTTGGATTACGAAGGTAATTTGAAACTAGGGCACAATGTACAAATAGGATATTTTGCCCAGAACCAAGCCGAATATCTTGATGGTAGCAAAACCATTTTGGATACCATGATAGATGCTGCCAATGAGAAGAACAGAAGTAAGGTAAGAGATATTTTAGGCTCATTTTTGTTTAAAGGTGATGAGGTGGAAAAGTATGTAAAAGTACTTTCCGGTGGAGAGCGAAACCGTTTGGCTTTGGCTAAAATGCTTTTGCAGCCCTTTAACGTATTGGTAATGGATGAGCCCACCAACCACTTGGATATTCAGTCTAAGAATGTGTTGAAGCAGGCACTACAGAATTTTGATGGTACGCTTGTTCTTGTGTCTCACGATAGGGACTTTCTTCAAGGGTTGACCAATAAGGTGTATGAGTTTAAGGACAAGAAAATTAAAGAGTACCTTGGTGATATAGATTATTACTTGGATCAACGCAAAGTTGAAGATTTTAGGGCAATTGAAAAAAAACAGGAAGATCAGAAGAAAAGTGTGGCACCAAAATCCGGTGCAAATGATTTTAAAGAGCAAAAGAAATTAAAATCTTTAAAAAACAGACTCAGCTCTGTAGAGTCGGATATTGCAAAGCTGGAAAAAGAGATTGTAGAAATAGACCATCAGTTAGTAATGGACTATGACAAAACCATTGCTTCTCCCAACTTTTTTGACGGGTATGAAAAGAAGAAAAAGCAGCTGGAAGATATGATGGGCAAGTGGGAGGAAATCACCTTGGAGCTAGAAAACTATTAG
- a CDS encoding CPXCG motif-containing cysteine-rich protein translates to MYEHFFQCPYCWEDISMLLDPSIKKQTYVEDCEVCCNPIEITPEFQESELIAFSARDIEQ, encoded by the coding sequence ATGTACGAACACTTTTTTCAATGTCCATATTGTTGGGAAGACATATCTATGCTTTTAGATCCTTCCATAAAAAAGCAGACCTACGTAGAAGATTGTGAGGTCTGCTGTAATCCTATTGAAATTACTCCCGAATTTCAGGAGAGCGAATTGATTGCTTTTAGTGCCCGTGATATTGAGCAGTAG
- a CDS encoding leucine-rich repeat domain-containing protein has product MKSLLSYLVLFCITVHAVWAEVPTKERESLVELYKATNGDEWQRKWNLDADISTWDGVKVRNNHVVEINLFNNNLQGVIPASIGDLEKLESLNLAFNGITGELPKEITSLTRLRVLKIEMNRIKGELPLELGRMRSLMELTAFNNFITGSIPESIGDIKNLKVLNLSSNSLKGNIPKTVGGLAQLESLGLFENTLEGSIPSEIGGLTKLKELVLANNQLGGAVPEEFGQLASLEVLQIQNNKFDSFKNLQSMDEKQFLVFDYDKEDDKIDFKNVEYGRTRMADTKFEDEE; this is encoded by the coding sequence ATGAAAAGTCTATTGAGTTATTTAGTGCTTTTTTGCATAACCGTGCATGCGGTTTGGGCCGAAGTTCCAACTAAAGAAAGAGAATCTCTTGTTGAGCTTTATAAGGCCACCAATGGCGATGAATGGCAAAGAAAATGGAATCTTGATGCAGATATCTCAACTTGGGACGGCGTTAAGGTGAGGAACAATCATGTTGTAGAAATCAATCTTTTTAATAATAATCTACAAGGGGTTATACCGGCTAGTATTGGTGATCTTGAAAAGTTAGAATCTTTGAACCTGGCTTTTAACGGTATCACTGGAGAGCTGCCTAAAGAAATAACTTCACTAACTCGGTTAAGGGTTTTAAAGATTGAAATGAATCGTATAAAAGGAGAACTTCCTTTGGAATTGGGGAGAATGAGAAGCTTAATGGAGCTTACCGCTTTTAACAACTTTATTACCGGAAGCATTCCTGAAAGTATAGGGGACATTAAAAACCTTAAAGTATTGAACTTATCCAGTAACAGCTTAAAAGGAAACATTCCAAAAACTGTTGGTGGTTTAGCGCAGCTAGAAAGCTTGGGTCTTTTTGAGAATACGCTCGAAGGAAGTATACCTTCGGAAATAGGCGGACTTACAAAACTAAAGGAGCTTGTACTTGCCAACAATCAATTGGGAGGTGCGGTGCCGGAAGAGTTTGGTCAATTGGCAAGCTTAGAGGTGTTACAGATTCAGAATAACAAGTTTGATTCATTCAAAAACTTACAATCAATGGATGAAAAGCAATTTCTGGTATTTGATTATGATAAGGAAGATGATAAAATCGACTTTAAAAATGTAGAGTACGGCAGAACAAGAATGGCTGATACCAAATTTGAAGACGAAGAGTAG